tgtcttttagtttttcaagaGTTATTTTACATAGGAGTTATATGAGATGTAAATGAATGAAGTTATTGTGAAGAAGTTAGAATGGTCatttgtatcctataaatacccatgtAAGCAAGTTATTTTAATCAAGTTGAATAAAGTTAAATATTCCTCTTTCTATTTTGTGTAATCTCTTAGTGAGTgttatttccaattttcaacaatGAGTAAGGAAAAGTTGACTACTACTCTTTTTCTTGCCATGCCAGATTTTTCTCACCCCTTTGAGTTGCATTTTGATGCTTCAATGATTGGAATTGGAGTTGTGCTTAATTGGTCTCGGTAAGTTAAGTGGTTTGAAGCTCAATTATATTACACTAGCTTATAACGCGTGTTATGCACGGGactcttcattataatttaattttaaatttaaacgcatcatattttattataagttaaaaaagacgtataaaaatatatatcacctctttaaataaataaaaaattaatttttgttcctataagtatatatgatttaaaatgaataatataaagataaaaaattagcaagaagaatacatggattataatatagaaaattagcatgattatttaatattgttagtgtgatatctataatatttcaatacaaatcaaACGTATATAATTTTGCACACTCAGAAAAAAtacagagaaaaataaacaatttttttaatgaaaatttgttaCCATAGGCCGGTATAcatggtttaaaatgaaaagtataaagagaaaaaatagccttttaaataaatgggttagatggccaattttttttttatgactgaTTAAGAGTAATTAATTTAGTATGTGGAAAGGGAAGGGAGCTGCTCCAAGGAAAATTTGCAGAAGAAGGTGTGGAAAGGGATATGGAAAATTCAAGGAGCAAGTGTGGTTAAAACCTTCATGTGGCAAGCATGCAATAATATTTTGCCCACTAAGGAGGTATTGTACAAGCGGAAGATAGTGCAAGAGCCTTCTTGCCCGATCTGTGGATTGGCAAATGAAACAGTGGACCATATACTTTGGAGCTGTCCATCAGCTAAAGATGTGTGGACTGAATGTTCTCCCAAAATCAGCAAATGTGCCAGCATTGTAGATGATTTCAGTGCTATTATGGCCCATCTGTTGGAGAGATTGGATGCGGACCAGCTCCAACTAATGGCAGCAACAGCTCGGCAAATTTGGCTAAGGAGAAACTCGGTGGTGTTTGGGGGGGAACTGACTGACCCAAGTACTATCATACGCTGGGCCAAGGATCAAGTAGAAAATTGGTGCACATTCTCCAAACGAATACCAAAGAGGGAGGTAGTGTCGGGGTCACCTTCTCCTGCTGCATGGACTAAGCCGCCTCAGGGCTACATGAAAATCAACTGGGATGCCTCGGTTGATAAACGACGGAAAAGGATGGGTGTTGGGGTAGTGGTCCGTGACCATGATGGCAGAGCTATTGTGATGCTCGGCACGAGCAGGGAGTATGTGCAGGACCCATCGATGGCGGAAGCCATTGCAGCAAGGGAAGCAGTAATGCTGGCACAGCGATTGGAATTACGGCATATTATTCTTGAAGGGGACTCCTTAGAAATTGTCCAATTGTTGCAAAAGGAGGAAGAATGCTGGTCGACGTATGGGCAGGCGGTTAATGATACAAAGCAGAGACTGCATTCATGGCAGGGGTGGGGGATCCAACATGTGAGCAGATCGGCCAATGGAGCTGCCCACCAACTCGCCCAGCTGCCTCTCGGGTATGATGCTGCGCAGGAGTGGAGGGGGTCTTTCCCTCAGTGTGTGCTTTCTATTGTATCCAAGGAATGCTGAGTTTTTTTCAGCTCTTTTAATGAataccatttcaaaaaaaaaaaaatttagtatgtttttaaattttaaatgctGGCTTTCTATAGTTTTTGAGAGtaataaattctgaaaaaaataataataatatcatgcattaaatttttgaacgtaatgaaatcacatataaggaaattattggaatataattaaatgctcttaATTAAGCTACTTTAATgacc
This window of the Corylus avellana chromosome ca5, CavTom2PMs-1.0 genome carries:
- the LOC132181566 gene encoding uncharacterized protein LOC132181566 codes for the protein MSKEKLTTTLFLAMPDFSHPFELHFDASMIGIGVVLNWSREGSCSKENLQKKVWKGIWKIQGASVVKTFMWQACNNILPTKEVLYKRKIVQEPSCPICGLANETVDHILWSCPSAKDVWTECSPKISKCASIVDDFSAIMAHLLERLDADQLQLMAATARQIWLRRNSVVFGGELTDPSTIIRWAKDQVENWCTFSKRIPKREVVSGSPSPAAWTKPPQGYMKINWDASVDKRRKRMGVGVVVRDHDGRAIVMLGTSREYVQDPSMAEAIAAREAVMLAQRLELRHIILEGDSLEIVQLLQKEEECWSTYGQAVNDTKQRLHSWQGWGIQHVSRSANGAAHQLAQLPLGYDAAQEWRGSFPQCVLSIVSKEC